One stretch of Apis cerana isolate GH-2021 linkage group LG8, AcerK_1.0, whole genome shotgun sequence DNA includes these proteins:
- the LOC107996398 gene encoding protein MANBAL, protein MADTDPQLKRLLLPAEETLFEQLLRFGLYIGAIFQVICLLAIIVYQVGPSDGIGALKDDPSDVECSENSPQVTPRRPHRPRKQEKKKRR, encoded by the exons ATGGCAGACACTGATCCACAATTAAAACGGCTGTTACTTCCAGCAGAAGAAACTTTATTTGaacaattattaagatttggaTTATATATTGGTGCAATATTTCAAGTTATATGTTTATTGGCAATAATAGTTTATCAAGTAGGCCCTTCTGATGGTATAGGTGCTTTAaag gATGATCCAAGTGATGTTGAATGCTCAGAAAATAGTCCTCAAGTTACTCCAAGACGACCTCATAGACCacgaaaacaagaaaaaaagaaaagacgttaa